A DNA window from Setaria viridis chromosome 2, Setaria_viridis_v4.0, whole genome shotgun sequence contains the following coding sequences:
- the LOC117843841 gene encoding geranylgeranyl pyrophosphate synthase, chloroplastic translates to MAMAFHPLAASRVRLAPLLPGAAAAPSPASVAAHHHHHRRRFSAIVATAAASATTEFDFKSYMGSRAEAVNRALDAAIPAGEDPVSLHEAMRYALLAGGKRVRPALCLAACGVAGGREAWALAPAAAVEMVHTMSLVHDDLPCMDDDDLRRGKPTCHVVYGEPIAVLAGDALLSLAFHHMASVGSYPPDVDPDKHPARVVRAIGELARCIGSEGLVAGQVVDLEMTGTSEIVPLERLEYIHLHKTAALLEASVVIGAIIGGATDEQIERLRKYARSIGLLFQVVDDILDVTKSSEELGKTAGKDLASDKTTYPKLLGLDKSREFAEKLLSDAKEQLAGFDKEKAAPLLHLAYYIAHRQN, encoded by the exons ATGGCCATGGCCTTCCACCCCCTGGCCGCCTCGCGCGTCCGCCTCGCCCCCCTCctcccgggcgccgccgccgcgccctcgcccgcctccgtcgcggcgcaccaccaccaccaccggcgccgctTCTCCGCCATCGTGGCCACGGCGGCCGCCTCGGCGACCACGGAGTTCGACTTCAAGTCCTACATGGGGTCGCGCGCGGAGGCGGTCAACCGCGCGCTGGACGCGGCCATCCCGGCGGGGGAGGACCCCGTGTCGCTGCACGAGGCGATGCGGTACGCGCTGCTGGCGGGCGGCAAGCGGGTTCGGCCCGCGCTGTGCCTCGCCGCGTGCGGCGTCGCTGGCGGCCGGGAGGCCTGGGCGCtggcccccgcggccgcggtcgAGATGGTGCACACGATGTCCCTCGTCCACGACGACCTGCCCTgcatggacgacgacgacctccgCCGCGGCAAGCCCACCTGCCACGTCGTCTACGGCGAGCCCATCGCGGTCCTCGCCGGGGACGCGCTGCTCTCGCTCGCCTTCCACCACATGGCCAGCGTTGGCTCCTACCCGCCGGACGTCGACCCGGACAAGCACCCCGCCCGCGTCGTCCGCGCCATTGGCGAGCTCGCGCGATGCATCGGCTCGGagggcctcgtcgccggccag GTCGTCGATCTTGAGATGACCGGCACATCTGAAATTGTGCCCCTTGAACGCCTCGAGTACATCCATCTCCACAAGACCGCTGCATTGCTTGAGGCCTCAGTGGTCATTGGGGCAATCATCGGCGGTGCCACGGATGAGCAAATTGAGCGGCTGCGGAAGTATGCAAGGTCAATAGGGCTTCTGTTCCAGGTGGTCGATGATATACTTGATGTGACCAAGTCGTCGGAGGAGCTAGGGAAGACAGCGGGGAAGGACTTGGCAAGTGACAAGACGACATACCCTAAATTGTTGGGGTTAGACAAGTCAAGGGAGTTTGCAGAAAAGTTGCTTTCTGATGCAAAGGAGCAGCTTGCTGGTTTCGACAAAGAGAAGGCAGCACCTCTATTGCATTTGGCCTACTATATCGCCCATAGGCAGAACTGA